DNA sequence from the Nicotiana tomentosiformis chromosome 3, ASM39032v3, whole genome shotgun sequence genome:
tatccactaccTTGCATTGATTAATTTCTTGATCAGTTTTAGGATATGAGGGTGTTCTCAACGATTGACCTGAGATCGAAGTACCATCAGTTGATGATGAGGGCTTCGGACATTCCTAAGACGACTTTTAGAACtcattatgggcattatgagttgttGGTGATGTATtttggtttgaccaatgccctaacaactttcatgcatatgatgaacaatgtgttccagtcttatttggatttttttgtcattgtgtttattaatgataTCTGGGTATATTCCCATAGTAAGGACAATCACGTGCATCATTTGAGCATGGTGCTTCAGGTTTTGAGGGAGAAGGAATTGTATGCTAAGTTATCCAAGTGTAtgttttggttaaattctttggcattcttgggccacgtggttTCTAGTGATTAGATCAAGGTAAGTCCAAAGAAGCTTGAGGTAGTTCATAGTTTTCCTACACGTTTTATCGCCACGAAGATCaagagttttctaggtttggatGGGTACTATTGTCACTTCTTAGTGGTATTTTTGTCTATCACAACTATTGACCATCTTGACCTAGAAGAGCGCTCTGTGTAGATGGTCTAgcgagtgtgagaagagctttcagaagctcaagactgctttgactacaactctagttTTTGTATTTCCTTCACGACCGGGGATGTATACGTTCTACCGTGATTCTTCGCGTGTGGGACATGTGTGTGTGTTGTTACATGATGGTAGCGTGATTGCCTATATGTCGTGCAAGTTGAAGagccatgagaagaactatctgatATATTATttggagttagcaactattgtgcACATGCTCAAGATTTTGAGGTGTTACATATATGTTGCTTCTTCTGAGGTTTACACTGATAACCGGCATCTTCAACATCTGTCTGAGAGgaaagatttgaatttgaggaagaagagatggttggagttagggaaagattatgatatcactattctttatcatttggggaaggctaatgtggtagtAGACTCCATGAGTAGAAAGGCAAagagtatggggagtttggcCTTTATTCGAGCTGTGGAGAGGCATTtggccatggatgttcaggctttggctaactgctttgtgaggttggatatttggTGCCTAGCAAAGTTTTGCTTGTGTTGTTGTGCAGTCGTCTTTATTTGAGTGCATCAAGGCtctccagtatgatgatcctcattttttTATCTTAAGGATATTGTGTTGGGAGGTGGttctaaggaggt
Encoded proteins:
- the LOC138907815 gene encoding uncharacterized protein, translating into MSCKLKSHEKNYLIYYLELATIVHMLKILRCYIYVASSEVYTDNRHLQHLSERKDLNLRKKRWLELGKDYDITILYHLGKANVVVDSMSRKAKSMGSLAFIRAVERHLAMDVQALANCFVRLDIWCLAKFCLCCCAVVFI